The genomic segment CAAGGTACCCAACAACTGCAAATCAGCTGGCACCCCGCCTGGCAAGCGGAAGCCAATGAAGAGCACCTTTATCTGGTCGATGGCCGAGGCCAGTTGCTGGCGGACCGGACTATCCTGGCGAGCGAAACGAGTGGGCAGCAGCGGTGGTCCCTCTCCGAAGCCTCGGCCCCGTATCGCCTGGAGATCCCGGGATACAGCTTTCGCGACTACCAGGTCAGCCATACCGACAGCGTCGCTGCCATGCTCGAGCCGGTGAAGTTGCATTTCAGCGCTGACGTCAGCCGTAACGTGACTTTGTATTTCCACACTCGCGCCGGTGAGCGGGCCGTACTGGCTGGCAAGTATCACGGCGGCGTGCAGTCACTACAGGCACGCCGGCTGGCGGACGGGCAGCAAGTGTCGCTGATGCTCAAAGCCTACGACACCTACTCGCATTTCGATCAGGTCGCCCTTCCTGTGTCAAAACAGGACCAGGTCTGGCAATTGAAGCTGGTGGGTAGCGGTAAAGCGGCCTTCTGGCTCGATGGGACGCCCAACTTGTTCGCCCAGCGTCCCGATCATCTGCGAGCTCCGCACTGGGATCCAGGCGAGGTCCGACTCAGGCTCGACGACGTCGTGCTAGGCCCCGCGCCGTCAGTCGGTATCGAATTACCCTATGCCGCTCCACCGGAGTCGGCATTTGCCGCGCTGGATCTGCTCAAGCCGCAAGCTGGCGGCTATTACAGCTTTGTCGACGTGTTGAGCCAGCAGCCCGACAGAGAGCGCCCGTTTCGCGAGATCTACCAGGAACGCTTCGGCATCGAGCGCAGCGTCACATTGCTAGCAGGCAGCGGCCGTAGGGCAGTGCTGATGGCCGATGCGACCACCCTCTCCGGTCTCGCTGCCTGGCTGGATGACAGCCGTGCACTCGGTGGCGGCCTGCATTACCTTGCCGTTGCCGACGAGCCGAACCTCAACTATCCGGACTTCGACAGCTTCGAACGCTATTTCGCCGTACTCAGTCGGCAGATCCGCGCCAGCACGGGTGCTTATGCTGCAGGTGTCCGCATTGCGATGCCGGCCAGCTCCCGACTGGTCAACGGGCCGACACGCGACAACGCGGCACAGCGCCGCGGGGCGGGCTGGGCCACGCGTCTACTGGCGCGCCACGGCTCATACATCGACGCCCTGGCCTGGCATGAGTGGATGGTGCGCGATCTGCTCGCTACCCGCGTCTACCGGGACAGCGTCCTCGCTGCAGCGAAACTGGTCGGGCTGGATGAACATGCCCGGCCGCGCAAGGCATTGCTCCTGGACCAGACCAATATCTCCAGCGGATCGAGTCTCAGCCCCTACGAGCAGAACACGCATTTCGCCTCGCTCTGGTGGGCATCGGTCGTCATCAACGCGTCACAGGACGGTTTGCTGGATATGATCAATTACTTCCAGGCCGCCGACGAACCGGATTACCCGAAAGGCATGCTGCGCGCAGACGGTCAAGGCGGGTACGCACTCAAACCGGTAGGCCTGGCGCAGGCGTTCATCGCCAGGCATTGGGGCAACCGGGTCGTGAAAATGGAAAATGACGCATTCGAAGTCGACGCCTTGGCACTGGATGCGCCGACCGAGGGTGCGGTGCGACGTCGTGTGCTGGGCGTAAACAAGGTGCCTCGAGAGCAGAAGGTACGCATCGAAGCGGTCAGTTGTGCCAACGCGTTCCGGTTGACACTGTTCGGCCCGGACAGCACCGAGCGCGAAGGACGCTGGCGCTGTGACCGGGACACCCTCAGCTTTTCTCTGCCGGGAGAAACGCTGTTCTCGATGGATTGGGAACGACCATGACGGAATCACTCACCCTGCTCGGCAAGATTAGGCGCAAGGGCCTCATTGGGAGCGCTCGACTGCTATGGGCACGTTACGTCTATCGCCACGATGAACTGATCTGGATGGAGCGCGCGTTGGATTTGCCCGCGCCTCGTTATCCTCGCCAGAGCAGCTGGCGGAAGGAACGTATCACGGAGGCGCTACTGCCGGCGTTCGATCGCTATTTCGCGGCATACACATCGGGACTCCTGTCGCTCATCCGCTCCGATAGCCTCGGTGAAGCCTATCTCGACGCGGATGGCCAGGTAATCGGCATGGCGTGGTTCAGTCGAAGTGACTATTACGATGACCAGACCTACCACTGCTGGCTGCGTCTGCCGCCCGGTCGCATCTATCAGTTCGCCGGAGAAGTGGCGCAGCCCTATCGGGGTACGGGCATGGCGGTGCTGTTGCAGCGAGACCCATGGCAAGCCTTTCTGGCTGAGGGTTTCAGCCACACGCGGGCAGTGGTCAACATGAACAACCAGCCCGCGCTGAAAATGCACGTGAAGCTGGGATTCGAGGAAGTGGGTGAAAGCATTCACACCTATTGCCTGTTCAATTGCCTGAACTTCCATCGCTATGCCCGATATGACGGCAAACGTCTCCAGCACATACGCAAATCCAAATTCAACATCCGCAACACCCAGCCGACCACGGCGGAGCACCACGAATGACCGAACGCCTGGAGTGGCAAACAAGCCTGTGCTCACCGAAGTTTCCCGCAGTGGCGTATGAAGCACTGTGCGAGCAACTGGCACAAAGCACGCCGTTCAATCGTCTGGCCTGGTTGCAGGCTGCCGAGCGTGAACTCGCTCCCACGTGCTCGCTGCAGGTGTTGTTGCTCTGGCAGAGCGATCGGCTGGTTGGTTGCATCCCGCTGATCTGCTGTCCACTTCGCGTGTTCGGCGTGACGATCAGTGAAGTCAGGCACCTGGGCCATCCGCTGAGCGACCGGGTCGGCTTGATGCTGGACGTAGGTGCCGACCAGCTGCTCGAACCGGCCTTGATGGCCATTCGCAGGCGAATGCCCCATGCGCGGCTGCAGCTCAACGAAATTCCTGCAAGCCCGAAACACCGCAATTTGCTCGAACACTGGGCTAGCCAAAGCTGGCAATGGGAAGCGCGCACCAGCTGTCGCGTGCCGGAACATCAACTGAGCGAAGCCGATCGCCAGGAGGTCGCGGGCGATACCCGCTACAAGCTGCGCCGCGCACGCAAACGTGCGCAAGCTTGCGGCGCCGTAGTGAAACGACTCACGCCCGATGCAACGACCATTGGCCCGTGCCTGGAACAGCTCGCCATCGTCGAAGACGCAAGCTGGAAAGGCGATGACGGAATTGGAATCTTCAGCCCAGGCACCCACCGGGACTGGACCATCAAGGGATTCACAGCACTGGCTGCGGAAGGCCGAGTCCGTGTGGTGCAACTGACGCTCGAGGGCCGCTGCATCAGCTATCGCCTCGGCCTGCTCGATCAGGGTCGGCTATACGATTACAACCTTGCATTTTTGCCCGAATACGCTTCGCTGGGTAGCGGCCGACTGTTGCTGGACGAGTGGTTCCATTGGGGGCTCGATGAAGGCTGGGATTACATTGACGCCTCACGGATCAGCCTGCACCAGTCCAGCCATCAACTTCATGAGCGCATGACAGGTCAGGTCGAGCATCTGCGATGGAGCTTCTATTCTCGCAGACCTGCCGGCATCGCGCTTGGGCTCGCCTACGGATTGTGGGTACGGATCAAGCCGCGGCTGCAGGCGTGGCGTAGCCGGCGTCAGACCAAGGCGCCGAACGCAGCCGCATCGAGCAACCTTCCTGCTGACTCATGAGAACCGGTATGCCATTCAGAGTGATCATCAACGCCGATGACTTCGGCCTGTCGAGCGTAAACAATCAGGTGATCGCCGCTGCCTTCCGTCAAGGGGTGATCAGTTCGGCAACGTTAATGGCCAATGCTCCTGCCTTCGAGGCAGCTTGCCAACTTATCAAGACGGAGCGCCTTCGCGGTCGCATCGGCCTGCATCTGAACCTAACCTATGGACGACCTCTGACTGAGGCCATTACCCAGTATCGAGAGTTCTGTTCGCCTGCGGGAGAATTCGACCTAAGTCTCACGCAGCGCTGCCTTTGGCTTTCCCGACCGGTCCGCAAGGCGGTACGTCAAGAAATCCAGACGCAGTGGCAACACTGTCTGGACCAGGGAATTCGGCCAAGCCATCTGGATTCCCATCAACACGTTCACAACCTGTGGCCGGTGGGCGAAGAGCTCGCACGCTTCGCCGCCGAGCAGAACGTGCCCTTGCGTCCGGCACGTAACCTGGGGCGCAACATCAGCCTGCCCAAGCGTCTGTTCAAGCGGTTACTCAACCGCCGCCTGCGCCAGCTTGCCGGGCGAACTGCGGACTTCTCTTGTACCCCCTTCGATCTCACGAACACTCGGTTGCCCGCGCATGGCACCCTGGAAATCATCGCCCATCCAACCCAACTAGCGGATGGCTTCGGCGACGAATACCTGGACGCCGAAATCCGTCTGGACGAACTGCTGCAACGTAGCCTTCCCAAGGTTCAGCGTATTGGGTATGCCCAGCTCTGATCAGCCTTCAGAACGAAAGCGCTGCAAGGCGCGACGCTGCTTCTTGCTCGGCCTGCCATCGGTCTCGACGCCGAGGGTACCTGCCTTGCGCATAGCCGCTGCGTTTTCCCGCCGGGACAGGCTTTCGGCCGTTTCTTCGTATAACAGTTGCGCTTCCGGCGCGCCCTTGCGCACGGCCGACAAGGCGCGAATGACCACGGTGCGTTCGTCGAAGCCGGCGCGAATCACCAATTCTTCGCCGAGCTTGGGTTCCTTGCTCGGCTTGCAGCGCTCGCCACGGCAGTGCACCTTGCCGCCCTCAATGGCAGCCTTTGCCAGCGCCCGCGTCTTGAAGAAGCGCGCGGCCCATAACCACTTGTCCAACCGGACCTTGCCGTCATCTTTTTCGCTCATCACTCAACTCGGTTAGCCGTCTTGTTGTCATAGATTCGTACAGGTAGATGCGGTTGTCATGCACCCCGTCTAGAATGCGCGGAAATCTACTGGGTACGCTTTTGTTGAACAGTCCTGACCTCCAAACAGTCATCGGTTTGCGCGAATGGATCGCTCTGCCCGAGCTCGGCGTGGTCGGCCTGCGCGCAAAGATCGATACCGGCGCGAGCACCTCCGCCTTGCATGCGACCGACATCAGCGAATTCAAGCGCGATGGCGAACGCTGGGTCCGTTTCACGGCGCACCTGGGTACATTGGTACAGAGCCGCCACCGCTGTGAAGCGCCAGTAGTCGCACGCAAGACGATCAAAAGTTCCAATGGCCATGCACAAACCCGCTATGTGGTGCGCACGCTGTTGGCGCTGGGCTCTCATCTGTGGGCCGTGGAATTTACCCTTACCTGTCGCAAGACCATGCGCTATCGCCTGCTGCTGGGGTCAAAAGCCCTGATGGACGGCAAATGGCTGGTCGACCCTGCACGCACCTACGTGCAGGAAAAACCCCAGACCCTTACCTCTCCCGGTGCCCAATGAAAATCGCCGTGCTGTCGCGCAACCCACGTTTGTATTCGACCCGCCGCCTGGTGGAGGCTGGCCAACAACGTGGCCATGAGGTCGTCGTGATCGACACCCTGCGCGCCTACATGAATATCGCCAGTCACAAACCCCAGATTCACTACCGTGGCCGTCCGCTGGAAGGTTTCGATGCGGTGATCCCGCGGATTGGCGCCTCGGTCACCTTTTATGGTTGCGCCGTGCTGCGCCAGTTCGAGATGCAGGGCGTCTTCCCGCTCAACGAATCGGTGGCCATCGCCCGCTCAAGGGACAAGCTGCGCTCGCTGCAATTGCTGGCGCGACGCGGCATCGGCCTGCCGGTGACCGGCTTCGCCCATTCGCCGGATGACATCGCCGACCTGATCAGGATGGTCAACGGCGCGCCCCTGGTCATCAAGGTGCTCGAGGG from the Stutzerimonas stutzeri genome contains:
- a CDS encoding GNAT family N-acetyltransferase, whose amino-acid sequence is MTESLTLLGKIRRKGLIGSARLLWARYVYRHDELIWMERALDLPAPRYPRQSSWRKERITEALLPAFDRYFAAYTSGLLSLIRSDSLGEAYLDADGQVIGMAWFSRSDYYDDQTYHCWLRLPPGRIYQFAGEVAQPYRGTGMAVLLQRDPWQAFLAEGFSHTRAVVNMNNQPALKMHVKLGFEEVGESIHTYCLFNCLNFHRYARYDGKRLQHIRKSKFNIRNTQPTTAEHHE
- a CDS encoding GNAT family N-acetyltransferase; translation: MTERLEWQTSLCSPKFPAVAYEALCEQLAQSTPFNRLAWLQAAERELAPTCSLQVLLLWQSDRLVGCIPLICCPLRVFGVTISEVRHLGHPLSDRVGLMLDVGADQLLEPALMAIRRRMPHARLQLNEIPASPKHRNLLEHWASQSWQWEARTSCRVPEHQLSEADRQEVAGDTRYKLRRARKRAQACGAVVKRLTPDATTIGPCLEQLAIVEDASWKGDDGIGIFSPGTHRDWTIKGFTALAAEGRVRVVQLTLEGRCISYRLGLLDQGRLYDYNLAFLPEYASLGSGRLLLDEWFHWGLDEGWDYIDASRISLHQSSHQLHERMTGQVEHLRWSFYSRRPAGIALGLAYGLWVRIKPRLQAWRSRRQTKAPNAAASSNLPADS
- a CDS encoding carbohydrate deacetylase, whose product is MPFRVIINADDFGLSSVNNQVIAAAFRQGVISSATLMANAPAFEAACQLIKTERLRGRIGLHLNLTYGRPLTEAITQYREFCSPAGEFDLSLTQRCLWLSRPVRKAVRQEIQTQWQHCLDQGIRPSHLDSHQHVHNLWPVGEELARFAAEQNVPLRPARNLGRNISLPKRLFKRLLNRRLRQLAGRTADFSCTPFDLTNTRLPAHGTLEIIAHPTQLADGFGDEYLDAEIRLDELLQRSLPKVQRIGYAQL
- a CDS encoding RNA-binding S4 domain-containing protein codes for the protein MSEKDDGKVRLDKWLWAARFFKTRALAKAAIEGGKVHCRGERCKPSKEPKLGEELVIRAGFDERTVVIRALSAVRKGAPEAQLLYEETAESLSRRENAAAMRKAGTLGVETDGRPSKKQRRALQRFRSEG
- a CDS encoding ATP-dependent zinc protease; amino-acid sequence: MRGNLLGTLLLNSPDLQTVIGLREWIALPELGVVGLRAKIDTGASTSALHATDISEFKRDGERWVRFTAHLGTLVQSRHRCEAPVVARKTIKSSNGHAQTRYVVRTLLALGSHLWAVEFTLTCRKTMRYRLLLGSKALMDGKWLVDPARTYVQEKPQTLTSPGAQ